A portion of the Mesobacillus jeotgali genome contains these proteins:
- a CDS encoding DUF1643 domain-containing protein: MSRYIADYILGEPHCEKETIVNTKQNFIEKRDFLNIELNKQGYKTITIVMMNPSKADSRQSDNTINKLIEFFISHSIHSVDNGLKTIKDIKYLQILNLLPIYNPNSRAIYSDINTIIAEIGTEKLFSVLESNQKKIKEVLQDSHYIVIAWGMPENFSLPLYFEQAAMVLRTLEASGKNVYVFKMKSLKGSEYYLTKHLNPPHPSKGIILSLVRVDVNSHYRIIPRL; the protein is encoded by the coding sequence ATGAGCAGGTATATTGCTGATTATATTTTAGGGGAACCACATTGTGAAAAAGAAACTATAGTTAATACAAAACAAAATTTCATTGAAAAAAGGGATTTCCTAAACATTGAGTTAAACAAACAAGGTTATAAAACTATCACCATTGTAATGATGAATCCTTCCAAGGCTGATTCTCGTCAGTCGGATAACACTATAAACAAACTTATTGAATTCTTTATAAGTCATTCTATACACTCGGTAGACAACGGGTTAAAAACTATTAAAGATATTAAATATTTACAGATATTAAACCTTTTACCAATATACAATCCTAACTCAAGGGCAATATACAGTGATATAAATACTATTATTGCTGAAATTGGGACAGAAAAATTATTTTCCGTTTTAGAATCGAATCAAAAAAAGATTAAAGAGGTGCTACAAGATTCTCATTATATAGTGATAGCATGGGGTATGCCAGAAAATTTCTCTCTTCCTTTGTATTTTGAGCAAGCGGCAATGGTTCTTCGTACACTAGAAGCCTCTGGAAAGAATGTATATGTCTTTAAGATGAAGTCTCTTAAAGGGTCTGAGTATTATTTGACTAAGCATTTAAATCCTCCTCACCCATCAAAAGGTATAATTCTTAGTTTAGTACGTGTAGATGTTAACAGTCATTATAGAATAATTCCAAGACTTTGA